One window of the Procambarus clarkii isolate CNS0578487 chromosome 89, FALCON_Pclarkii_2.0, whole genome shotgun sequence genome contains the following:
- the LOC123773266 gene encoding mucin-2-like, with amino-acid sequence MRTATCVEEKIRARGNGVSTENQRSDYTQIGNKFIIKHHFVATQSYNKQDAICTKKSYHRDVSLNIPGGAVSRIRTYALETPSRDKIQEGRHQPSTRSKKVDITPSTRSKKADTTPSTRSKKADTTPSTRSKKADTTPSTRSKKVDITPSTRSKKADTTPSTRSKKADTTPSTRSKKADTTPSTRSKKADTTPSTRSKKADINHRQDPRRSKKVDTTPSTRSKKVDTTPSTRSKKADTTPSTRPKKADTTSTRSKKADTTPSTRPKKADTTSTRSKKIQEGRHHTIDKIQEGRHHTIDETQEGRHHTIDETQEGRHHTIDETQEGRHHTIDKIQEGRHQPPTRSKKADITPSTRSKKVDTTPSTRSKKVDINHRQDPRRQTPHHRQDPRRQTSTIDKIQEGRHHTIDKIQEGRHQPSTRSKKADINHRQDPRRQTSTIDKIQEGRHHTIDKIQEGRHHTIDKIQEGRHQPSTRSKKADTTPSTRSKKVDTTPSTRSKKADINHRQDPRRQTSTTDKIQEGGHHTIDKIQEGRHHTIDKIQEGRHHTIDKIQEGRHQPSTRSKKVDTTPSTRSKKADINHRQDPRRQTSTIDKIQEGRHHTIDKIQEDPRRQTPHHRQDPRRQTSTIDKIQEGRHHTIDKIQEGRHQPSTRSKKADTTPSTRSKKVDTTPSTRSKKVDTTPSTRSKKADINHRQDPRRQTPHHRQDPRRQTSTIDKIQEGRHQPSTRSKKIQEGRHHTIDKIQEGRHQPSTRSKKVDTTPSTRSKKADINHRQDPRRQTSTIDKIQEGRHHTIDKIQEGRHQPSTRSKKVDTTPSTRSKKADINHRQDLRRQTSTIDKIQEGRHHTIDKIQEGGHQPSTRSKKADINHRQDPRRQTSTIDKIQEGRHFTIDKIQEGRHHTIDKIQEGGHHTIDKIQEGGHHTIDKIQEGGHHTIDKIQEGRHQPSTRSKKADITPSTRSKKADINHRQDPRRQTSTIDKIQEGRHQPSTRSKKADINHRQDPRRQTLHHRHDPRRQTLHHRHDPRRRTLHHRQDPRRQTSTIDKIQEGRHHTIDKIQEGRHHTIDKIQEGRHQPSTRSKKADINHRQDPRRPTSTIDKIQEGRHQPSTRSKKADITPSTRSKKADITPSTRSKKADTTPSTRPKKADITPSTRPKKADTTPSTRPKKADITPSTRPKKADTTPSTRPKKADITPSTRSKKADTTPSTRSKKADITPSTRSKKADITPSTRSHKNSGRKH; translated from the exons atgCGGACGGCAACGTGTGTAGAGGAGAAAATCAGAGCAAGAGGAAATGGAGTCAGTACTGAGAATCAGAGGAGCGACTATACACAAATAGGCAACAAGTTCATCATCAAACATCATTTCGTGGCTACACAGTCCTACAATAAGCAAGATGCCATATGCACAAAGAAATCCTATCACCGTGATGTATCACTGAACATACCAGGAGGAGCAGtgtcgaggattcgaacttatgcgCTGGAAACTCCCAG CCGAGACAAGATCCAAGAAGGTAGACATCAACCATCGACAAGATCCAAGAAGGTAGACATCACACCATCGACAAGATCCAAGAAGGCAGACACCACACCATCGACAAGATCCAAGAAGGCGGACACCACACCATCGACAAGATCCAAGAAGGCAGACACCACACCATCGACAAGATCCAAGAAGGTAGACATCACACCATCGACAAGATCCAAGAAGGCGGACACCACACCATCGACAAGATCCAAGAAGGCAGACACCACACCATCGACAAGATCCAAGAAGGCAGACACCACACCATCGACAAGATCCAAGAAGGCAGACACCACACCATCGACAAGAtccaagaaagcagacatcaaccATCGACAAGATCCTAGAAG ATCCAAGAAGGTAGACACCACACCATCGACAAGATCCAAGAAGGTAGACACCACACCATCGACAAGATCCAAGAAGGCAGACACCACACCATCGACGAGACCCAAGAAGGCAGACACCACATCGACAAGATCCAAGAAGGCAGACACCACACCATCGACGAGACCCAAGAAGGCAGACACCACATCGACAAGATCCAAGAAG ATCCAAGAAGGTAGACACCACACCATCGACAAGATCCAAGAAGGTAGACACCACACCATCGACGAGACCCAAGAAGGCAGACACCACACCATCGACGAGACCCAAGAAGGCAGACACCACACCATCGACGAGACCCAAGAAGGCAGACACCACACCATCGACAAGATCCAAGAAGGTAGACATCAACCACCGACAAGATCCAAGAAGGCAGACATCACACCATCGACAAGATCCAAGAAGGTAGACACCACACCATCGACAAGATCCAAGAAGGTAGACATCAACCATCGACAAGATCCAAGAAGGCAGACACCACACCATCGACAAGATCCAAGAAG GCAGACATCAACCATCGACAAGATCCAAGAAGGCAGACACCACACCATCGACAAGATCCAAGAAGGCAGACATCAACCATCGACAAGATCCAAGAAGGCAGACATCAACCATCGACAAGATCCAAGAAGGCAGACATCAACCATCGACAAGATCCAAGAAGGCAGACACCACACCATCGACAAGATCCAAGAAGGCAGACACCACACCATCGACAAGATCCAAGAAGGCAGACATCAACCATCGACAAGATCCAAGAAGGCAGACACCACACCATCGACAAGATCCAAGAAGGTAGACACCACACCATCGACAAGATCCAAGAAGGCAGACATCAACCATCGACAAGATCCAAGAAGGCAGACATCAACCACCGACAAGATCCAAGAAGGCGGACACCACACCATCGACAAGATCCAAGAAGGTAGACACCACACCATCGACAAGATCCAAGAAGGCAGACACCACACCATCGACAAGATCCAAGAAGGCAGACATCAACCATCGACAAGATCCAAGAAGGTAGACACCACACCATCGACAAGATCTAAGAAGGCAGACATCAACCATCGACAAGATCCAAGAAGGCAGACATCAACCATCGACAAGATCCAAGAAGGTAGACACCACACCATCGACAAGATCCAAGAAG ATCCAAGAAGGCAGACACCACACCATCGACAAGATCCAAGAAGGCAGACATCAACCATCGACAAGATCCAAGAAGGTAGACACCACACCATCGACAAGATCCAAGAAGGCAGACATCAACCATCGACAAGATCCAAGAAGGCAGACACCACACCATCGACAAGATCCAAGAAGGTAGACACCACACCATCGACAAGATCTAAGAAGGTAGACACCACACCATCGACAAGATCCAAGAAGGCAGACATCAACCATCGACAAGATCCAAGAAGGCAGACACCACACCATCGACAAGATCCAAGAAGGCAGACATCAACCATCGACAAGATCCAAGAAGGCAGACATCAACCATCGACAAGATCCAAGAAG ATCCAAGAAGGCAGACACCACACCATCGACAAGATCCAAGAAGGCAGACATCAACCATCGACAAGATCCAAGAAGGTAGACACCACACCATCGACAAGATCTAAGAAGGCAGACATCAACCATCGACAAGATCCAAGAAGGCAGACATCAACCATCGACAAGATCCAAGAAGGTAGACACCACACCATCGACAAGATCCAAGAAGGCAGACATCAACCATCGACAAGATCCAAGAAGGTAGACACCACACCATCGACAAGATCTAAGAAGGCAGACATCAACCATCGACAAGATCTAAGAAGGCAGACATCAACCATCGACAAGATCCAAGAAGGCAGACATCACACCATCGACAAGATCCAAGAAGGCGGACATCAACCATCGACAAGATCCAAGAAGGCAGACATCAACCATCGACAAGATCCAAGAAGGCAGACATCAACCATCGACAAGATCCAAGAAGGCAGACACTTCACCATCGACAAGATCCAAGAAGGCAGACACCACACCATCGACAAGATCCAAGAAGGCGGACATCACACCATCGACAAGATCCAAGAAGGCGGACATCACACCATCGACAAGATCCAAGAAGGCGGACATCACACCATCGACAAGATCCAAGAAGGCAGACATCAACCATCGACAAGATCCAAGAAGGCGGACATCACACCATCGACAAGATCCAAGAAGGCAGACATCAACCATCGACAAGATCCAAGAAGGCAGACATCAACCATCGACAAGATCCAAGAAGGCAGACATCAACCATCGACAAGATCCAAGAAGGCAGACATCAACCATCGACAAGATCCAAGAAGGCAGACACTTCACCATCGACATGATCCAAGAAGGCAGACACTTCACCATCGACATGATCCAAGAAGGCGGACACTTCACCATCGACAAGATCCAAGAAGGCAGACATCAACCATCGACAAGATCCAAGAAGGCAGACATCACACCATCGACAAGATCCAAGAAGGTAGACACCACACCATCGACAAGATCCAAGAAGGCAGACATCAACCATCGACAAGATCCAAGAAGGCAGACATCAACCATCGACAAGATCCAAGAAGGCCGACATCAACCATCGACAAGATCCAAGAAGGCAGACATCAACCATCGACAAGATCCAAGAAGGCGGACATCACACCATCGACAAGATCCAAGAAGGCGGACATCACACCATCGACGAGATCCAAGAAGGCAGACACCACACCATCGACGAGACCCAAGAAGGCAGACATCACACCATCGACGAGACCCAAGAAGGCAGACACCACACCATCGACGAGACCCAAGAAGGCAGACATCACACCATCGACGAGACCCAAGAAGGCAGACACCACACCATCGACGAGACCCAAGAAGGCAGACATCACACCATCGACGAGATCCAAGAAGGCAGACACCACACCATCGACGAGATCCAAGAAGGCAGACATCACACCGTCGACAAGATCCAAGAAGGCAGACATCACACCATCGACAAGATCCCACAAAAACAGCGGCAGGAAGCACTGA